The following DNA comes from Mycolicibacterium aromaticivorans JS19b1 = JCM 16368.
GGCCGGGATCTTCTGCGACGATGGTGCGCAGATCGCTTATGAGATTAACGCAGCGGCGCCGTGACCCGACAATTCCGGCGGCAGCGACGACGGGTGCCCAGCGCTCGCCGTGGCGGTTCGGCGTCCCGGTGGTGTGCCTGCTGGCGGGCGTTCTGCTGGCCGCCACCCACGGTGTGTCCGGAGGCAGCGAGATCCGCCGCAGCGACTCACCCCGGCTCGTCGACCTGGTGCACGACGCGCAGCAGTCGGTCGACCGGCTCAGTGCCCAGCGCGACGCCCTGGCGTCCCAGATCGACTCCACGCACGGCGGGGGATCCGGCACCGCGCTCGCGGCCATGCAGGCCCGCGCCGACGAGCTGGCCGCCACTGCCGGACTGAATCCGGTACACGGGGCCGGCCTGGTGGTCACCCTCTCCGACGCCCAGCGCGACGCCAATGGGCGCTTCCCCCGCGACGCCTCCCCGGACGACCTGGTGGTCCACCAGCAGGACATCCAGGCCGTGCTCAACGCCCTGTGGAGCGCCGGCGCCGAGGCGATCCAGATGCAGGATCAGCGCATCATCGGGACGTCCGCTCCGCGGTGCGTCGGCAACACCCTGCTGCTGAACGGGCGTACGTACAGCCCGCCGTACAAAATCACGGCGATCGGGGACGCGTCCGCGATGCAGGCCGCACTGGCGTCGGCTCCCCTGGTCACGCTGTACAAGCAGTACGTCGTGCGGTTCGGCCTGGGCTACAGCGAGCAGGTCCGCGACGATGTCCAGGTCGCGGGCTACACCGAACCGGTGCGGATGCGCTACGCCCAGCCGGCGGGCCCGGTGGGCTACTGAGCTGCACCACCCCGGGTAACCTGGCCGGATGCAGGTTTTGGTCGTCGACAATTACGA
Coding sequences within:
- a CDS encoding DUF881 domain-containing protein, encoding MRLTQRRRDPTIPAAATTGAQRSPWRFGVPVVCLLAGVLLAATHGVSGGSEIRRSDSPRLVDLVHDAQQSVDRLSAQRDALASQIDSTHGGGSGTALAAMQARADELAATAGLNPVHGAGLVVTLSDAQRDANGRFPRDASPDDLVVHQQDIQAVLNALWSAGAEAIQMQDQRIIGTSAPRCVGNTLLLNGRTYSPPYKITAIGDASAMQAALASAPLVTLYKQYVVRFGLGYSEQVRDDVQVAGYTEPVRMRYAQPAGPVGY